From the Candidatus Peregrinibacteria bacterium genome, one window contains:
- a CDS encoding S-layer homology domain-containing protein: MSFRFFLTTLFTGIFFLPVFSASACECPLLTRDQIIAAADAIFVGTAEQISTENGQVKTLFSIQKSWGDLQKVTFVWSDIPGIDSCGPQFEQGEQYLIYAREFQNGLFTDSCAGNKVNPENVESFLGEPKAAYTAPIDIPNEKPASLEEESIFPDVPKQSSFRDAILYLHERDIIGGYSDGDFRPEKTISRAAFVKLITLSVFSEDKIVACKTNQRFSDVPQESWFAPYVCMAVEHGIVSGFPDGTFHPEKAVAFAGASKMIVNAFELEPLGAGEWFAPFARRLGMEKAIPTSVEYVSDQLTRAEVSEMLFRLLTKEKTKDSADVETILGQNCLLFDFETVANVDMNRIRETWLGWTNTARNKRGLKSYTLNNQLSRTATLWSEQAAQQGFISHKRAGQKEIYYDYWRMEEWFSNLGLTFFNNHRTTFTENIGWGPYRCSQADCTDELLGAIRTTFDFYMAEEGTGSTAHFESVVNPYFQEIGIGISVNPSGDTYFLTVHYGTTITSDPAPICG, encoded by the coding sequence ATGTCTTTCCGATTTTTTTTGACAACCCTTTTTACAGGAATCTTTTTCCTCCCTGTTTTTTCTGCTAGTGCATGCGAATGCCCACTTCTCACGCGTGATCAAATTATTGCCGCCGCAGATGCCATTTTTGTTGGCACAGCGGAGCAAATTTCTACAGAAAATGGTCAGGTAAAGACACTTTTTTCTATTCAGAAGTCGTGGGGAGACCTGCAAAAGGTTACTTTTGTGTGGAGCGACATTCCAGGGATTGATTCTTGTGGACCGCAATTTGAACAAGGGGAACAATACCTTATTTATGCTCGAGAATTTCAAAACGGACTTTTTACCGATTCGTGCGCGGGCAATAAAGTGAATCCGGAAAATGTGGAGAGTTTTCTTGGTGAGCCAAAGGCAGCGTATACCGCGCCAATTGACATTCCAAATGAGAAACCTGCCTCTCTTGAGGAGGAATCAATTTTTCCTGATGTTCCCAAGCAGTCATCTTTTCGGGATGCTATTTTGTACCTTCATGAACGAGATATTATTGGTGGATATTCCGATGGTGATTTCCGTCCAGAAAAAACCATTAGTCGCGCCGCATTCGTAAAGCTCATTACGCTTTCGGTCTTTTCGGAAGATAAAATTGTGGCGTGCAAAACGAATCAGCGTTTTTCTGATGTTCCGCAAGAGAGCTGGTTTGCGCCGTATGTGTGTATGGCAGTTGAACACGGTATTGTGAGTGGATTTCCCGATGGCACCTTTCACCCAGAAAAAGCGGTGGCGTTTGCGGGAGCCTCTAAAATGATTGTGAATGCTTTTGAATTAGAGCCACTTGGAGCAGGGGAATGGTTTGCGCCTTTCGCACGTCGTCTTGGTATGGAAAAGGCTATCCCCACTTCTGTTGAGTATGTTTCCGATCAGCTCACACGAGCAGAAGTTTCTGAAATGCTTTTTCGCCTTTTGACAAAAGAAAAAACAAAAGATTCTGCCGATGTCGAAACAATATTAGGGCAAAACTGCCTTCTATTCGATTTTGAAACAGTAGCGAATGTCGATATGAATCGTATTCGCGAAACATGGCTTGGTTGGACGAACACCGCGCGAAATAAACGAGGGCTCAAATCGTATACTCTCAATAATCAACTCTCACGCACGGCGACTCTTTGGTCAGAGCAAGCGGCACAGCAAGGTTTTATCTCTCATAAGCGTGCTGGGCAAAAAGAGATTTATTATGACTACTGGCGTATGGAAGAGTGGTTTTCTAACCTTGGGCTCACTTTTTTCAATAATCACCGAACAACCTTTACCGAAAATATTGGATGGGGTCCATATCGTTGTTCCCAAGCTGATTGCACCGATGAGCTCTTGGGCGCTATTCGAACGACATTTGATTTTTATATGGCGGAAGAGGGAACCGGAAGTACGGCGCATTTTGAATCTGTCGTAAATCCGTATTTTCAAGAAATTGGTATTGGTATTTCCGTAAATCCTTCCGGAGACACCTATTTTCTTACTGTACACTACGGAACCACGATCACTTCCGATCCAGCGCCTATTTGTGGGTGA